Proteins encoded by one window of Lactobacillus sp. ESL0684:
- a CDS encoding siphovirus Gp157 family protein: MKLFEINDAIKQIMDKDDLDPVAMKDTLDALELTRDEKLDSLAAVIEKTNSEVTFLKDKIRKLTDQKHFAENRINNLQEYMTGILDEANIKKLQTKNHILKPRNYRDKTIVSDSDKLPAEYKIKEEVVKIDRQKIYQDLKDGKEVAGAHLKPNRKTTIS; encoded by the coding sequence ATGAAGCTTTTTGAAATTAACGATGCCATTAAACAAATTATGGATAAGGATGACCTTGATCCAGTTGCGATGAAAGACACGCTTGATGCACTGGAATTAACACGTGACGAAAAGCTAGACAGTCTAGCAGCTGTTATTGAGAAAACAAACTCTGAAGTTACTTTTCTAAAAGATAAAATCAGAAAGTTAACTGATCAAAAACACTTTGCTGAAAACAGAATAAATAATCTGCAAGAGTACATGACTGGTATTTTGGACGAAGCAAACATTAAGAAATTGCAGACTAAGAATCATATTCTGAAACCTCGTAATTATCGTGATAAAACGATTGTTTCGGATAGTGACAAGCTACCAGCCGAGTACAAGATCAAAGAAGAAGTCGTCAAGATTGATCGCCAAAAGATTTATCAGGACTTGAAAGACGGCAAAGAAGTAGCAGGTGCACACTTGAAACCTAACCGAAAGACAACGATTAGCTAG